Proteins encoded in a region of the Coffea eugenioides isolate CCC68of chromosome 4, Ceug_1.0, whole genome shotgun sequence genome:
- the LOC113768891 gene encoding uncharacterized protein LOC113768891 produces the protein MDSSLVFGGAEECHSSESGWTMYIGSPVQGEEDDDIDPSGYDAHGEFDGLAEENHKANHHDANSDDSMASDASSGPSHREQPWTAGRGITEYYKGHDANVDGKHCSSHKSKKAGVKKNRHEKKNKEKDEAEVAAKGVKYFTQGSKPSIAEVILKPVEIRILA, from the exons ATGGATTCTTCCCTAGTTTTTGGAGGTGCAGAAGAATGCCACAGCAGTGAATCCGGGTGGACTATGTACATTGGCTCACCTGTGCAAGGTGAGGAGGATGATGATATTGATCCAAGTGGCTATGATGCTCATGGAGAATTTGATGGTTTAGCTGAAGAAAATCATAAAGCTAATCATCATGATGCAAATAGTGATGATTCTATGGCCTCTGATGCTTCTTCTGGTCCCAGTCATCGAGAGCAACCGTGGACGGCTGGTCGCGGAATAACTGAATACTACAAGGGGCATGACGCCAATGTTGATGGAAAACATTGCTCCAGCCACAAAAGCAAGAAGGCGGGAGTCAAGAAGAATAGGCATGAGAAGAAGAATAAAGAGAAGGATGAGGCTGAAGTTGCTGCAAAGGGAGTCAAGTATTTTACACAAGGTAGTAAG CCATCAATAGCAGAAGTTATTTTGAAGCCTGTAGAAATTAGAATCCTGGCATGA